A single Polynucleobacter acidiphobus DNA region contains:
- the waaC gene encoding lipopolysaccharide heptosyltransferase I, with amino-acid sequence MQQAQSPHFLLVKLSSLGDVLHNLPIVWDIRQHYPNATVDWVVEEAYVDLLKPLQSSNSFKGIDRIIPIGLRRWKRNILSVRHWQELRQFIHVLQQDQYDVIIDSQGLMKSAVVAKLTHRTQAGKITGLANATEFSGYEPLARMFYSDSVTVPRKCHAVDRSRYLLSSALDIALITRSSIPKFYPESFVKDLTNQDLSPEIAKHLKTPYVLCFHASARAAKRWDIQGWIAVGKFLLERGLHPVFPWGSPHEKQISQQIVEGIGGGDCGAMVPPAYSITQYFEITSHARLTIGVDTGLTHLAAVLGRPTIEIYCDSPIWKTEGYWSNQVINLGDIGQPPSIESVLSGIERLISS; translated from the coding sequence ATGCAGCAAGCGCAATCCCCCCATTTTTTATTGGTCAAGCTATCTTCATTAGGGGATGTGCTCCATAACCTTCCGATTGTTTGGGATATTCGGCAGCATTATCCAAATGCCACAGTCGATTGGGTGGTCGAGGAGGCGTATGTCGATCTTTTAAAGCCCCTTCAATCAAGCAATAGTTTTAAAGGGATTGACCGGATTATTCCAATTGGTTTGCGGCGCTGGAAAAGAAATATTCTGAGCGTGAGACATTGGCAAGAATTGAGGCAATTTATTCATGTTTTACAGCAAGATCAATACGACGTCATTATTGATTCGCAAGGATTAATGAAGTCGGCAGTAGTAGCTAAGTTAACTCATCGTACGCAAGCGGGGAAAATTACTGGGCTTGCGAATGCGACCGAATTTTCAGGATATGAGCCTTTAGCTAGAATGTTTTACTCCGACTCGGTTACCGTACCCAGAAAGTGCCATGCAGTTGATCGCTCACGTTATCTTCTAAGTTCTGCTTTAGATATTGCTCTAATTACGCGTTCGTCTATTCCCAAGTTCTACCCAGAGTCTTTTGTAAAAGACCTTACTAATCAAGATTTGAGTCCTGAAATTGCAAAGCATTTAAAAACCCCTTATGTTTTATGTTTTCATGCGAGCGCCCGGGCTGCGAAGCGGTGGGATATCCAAGGCTGGATTGCAGTTGGGAAGTTTTTATTAGAGCGGGGCTTACACCCAGTATTTCCATGGGGGAGCCCCCATGAGAAACAAATCAGTCAGCAAATTGTTGAGGGGATTGGTGGTGGTGATTGTGGCGCTATGGTGCCCCCAGCTTATTCCATCACGCAGTACTTTGAAATTACCAGTCATGCCCGATTAACAATCGGTGTGGATACGGGCTTAACTCATTTGGCCGCAGTACTAGGTCGCCCCACGATTGAAATCTATTGCGACTCTCCAATTTGGAAAACAGAGGGATATTGGTCAAATCAAGTGATTAATCTTGGCGACATAGGTCAGCCGCCCAGCATTGAGAGTGTTCTCAGTGGAATTGAGCGTTTGATCTCATCCTAA